A window of Streptomyces armeniacus contains these coding sequences:
- a CDS encoding DNA recombination protein RecN, giving the protein MITMEPLPGIRIRRLRLVGMERSYDVDFTAEQRVRNLSVIAGAFSSGKTAVLEFIAYGLGAKRHPRHQEVLRRVRSCLLEVELSGAPHVIERSVGEPSKVAFVRRGTLDSRPAARAESRPIDPPGEPESLSSLLLSHCKLEGVQLREAPTNNESRTDPLSFRDLMWLAFLPNERVADKNFLFENDYMRKHKLRQVVDVAFGVHDDRAVELGQRIQSLGGRLNRAKAELAAARTFVVEQAPTALDDEPAPAVHERELADITSRLRELDRQAQAGTEFAAQLRHQHKEAAQTSQRAAAVLRDCETQIQRLMPLRAQYADDLLKLGMLGEAQQIFDPLSVTTCPACLNRLSAPPTADNGRCSLCHHELTAEDGALVLGAADTGSQAGDNRVDVAAETRSTKARLKEITSYIDELGASLASLKLRAEEAAVREEEAAAALDAATSPSVSPFLAARDDLHRRREQVLRQLEQAESVVKLREGLAKRADAVERHEAQIARLREELARLGDASHDRDRVIAKISSRYGELLRAWRYPKVSTPFINTNLTPFVRGEPYQEASSGARTLLTLAWQLAVFEIAVEAGAAHPGFLMIDSPQKNLGHGGTLDAVIADAVAIDDFYHHLSLWLAERGSRAQLIVADNSPPPLVEGSVVVRYSRNEDRPPYGLIEDETSADEEAEVDA; this is encoded by the coding sequence ATGATCACCATGGAGCCGCTACCCGGCATCCGGATCCGCCGTCTGCGCCTGGTCGGCATGGAGCGGTCCTACGACGTCGACTTCACCGCCGAACAGCGAGTACGGAACCTCTCCGTCATCGCCGGGGCGTTCAGCTCCGGCAAAACAGCGGTACTGGAGTTCATCGCCTACGGGCTCGGCGCAAAACGGCACCCCCGCCACCAGGAGGTGCTGCGAAGGGTCCGTTCATGCCTCCTGGAGGTCGAGCTCTCCGGCGCCCCGCACGTGATCGAGCGGTCGGTCGGAGAGCCCTCGAAGGTCGCTTTCGTACGCCGCGGAACCCTGGACAGCAGGCCCGCAGCCAGGGCCGAGAGCAGGCCCATCGACCCGCCCGGAGAACCGGAAAGCCTGTCCTCCCTCCTTCTGAGCCACTGCAAGCTCGAAGGCGTCCAGCTACGCGAAGCGCCCACCAACAACGAATCCCGCACGGACCCGCTCAGCTTCCGCGACTTGATGTGGCTCGCCTTCCTTCCCAACGAACGCGTCGCGGACAAGAACTTCCTGTTCGAGAACGACTACATGCGCAAGCACAAACTGCGGCAAGTCGTCGACGTCGCCTTCGGAGTCCACGACGACCGCGCCGTCGAACTCGGCCAGCGCATCCAGTCACTCGGCGGCCGGCTCAACCGCGCCAAGGCCGAACTCGCAGCAGCCCGTACCTTCGTCGTGGAGCAGGCTCCCACCGCACTGGATGATGAACCCGCACCTGCCGTTCACGAACGGGAGCTGGCTGACATCACGAGCCGGCTCAGGGAGTTGGACCGCCAGGCGCAGGCCGGAACCGAATTCGCGGCCCAGCTGCGCCACCAGCACAAAGAGGCGGCCCAGACTTCGCAACGGGCGGCAGCGGTCCTGCGGGACTGCGAAACGCAGATCCAACGCCTGATGCCTCTCCGAGCACAGTACGCCGACGATCTCCTCAAGCTCGGCATGCTCGGCGAAGCACAACAGATCTTCGACCCCCTGAGCGTCACCACCTGCCCCGCCTGCCTGAACCGGCTGTCGGCTCCCCCCACCGCCGACAACGGACGCTGCAGCCTCTGCCACCACGAACTGACCGCAGAGGATGGGGCATTGGTCCTGGGCGCTGCCGACACCGGCAGCCAAGCCGGGGACAACCGGGTGGACGTCGCGGCCGAGACCCGGTCCACCAAGGCCCGCCTCAAGGAGATCACCAGCTACATCGACGAGCTCGGCGCCTCGCTCGCTTCACTCAAACTCCGGGCGGAAGAGGCGGCCGTTCGGGAAGAGGAAGCCGCTGCCGCGCTGGACGCCGCGACGTCGCCCTCCGTCTCACCGTTCCTCGCCGCCCGCGACGACCTCCACCGGAGGCGCGAACAGGTCCTGCGACAACTCGAACAGGCCGAGAGCGTGGTCAAACTCCGCGAAGGACTTGCCAAACGGGCCGACGCCGTGGAACGCCACGAAGCCCAGATCGCCCGTCTCCGCGAGGAACTCGCACGGCTCGGAGACGCCTCCCACGACCGCGATCGGGTCATCGCCAAGATCAGCAGCCGGTACGGTGAGCTCCTGCGAGCCTGGCGCTACCCCAAGGTCAGTACGCCGTTCATCAATACGAACCTCACCCCCTTCGTGCGCGGTGAGCCTTACCAGGAAGCCTCTTCCGGCGCCCGCACCCTGCTGACCCTGGCCTGGCAGCTGGCCGTCTTCGAGATCGCCGTCGAAGCAGGGGCCGCACACCCGGGATTCCTCATGATCGATAGCCCCCAGAAAAACCTCGGCCACGGCGGCACCCTCGATGCCGTGATCGCGGACGCCGTCGCCATCGACGACTTCTACCACCACCTCTCCCTCTGGCTCGCAGAGCGCGGTAGCCGAGCACAGCTCATCGTCGCCGACAACAGCCCGCCACCGCTGGTGGAAGGCAGCGTGGTGGTGCGCTACAGCCGCAACGAGGACCGTCCGCCGTACGGGCTGATCGAGGACGAAACTAGCGCGGACGAAGAGGCAGAAGTCGACGCGTGA
- a CDS encoding cupin domain-containing protein: MLVNQWHVVRTEDLAHLEPQILAPGVTSYVLDWSSPFHGSPQQPAEAVMRFQPGTILEEPLRHTGPSRIIVLSGRLRDESGSYDPFTRIHAPRGCVHSPYSAIGCLLHFRSLEMGADEDATTSLSGWDVVRPEDLERFQPQALSPGVTGYVLSWSSPSPGPPQPVELIVDFEAGARFEQPRQHRHAAKETLVLGGRLRDENGSYDPFTRIHAPRGSVHTPYSDIGCRVHMTVRAR, from the coding sequence GTGCTCGTAAACCAGTGGCATGTCGTGCGCACAGAGGACCTGGCACACCTTGAACCCCAAATCCTGGCCCCTGGTGTCACCTCGTACGTCCTGGACTGGTCCTCGCCGTTCCACGGTTCGCCGCAGCAGCCGGCGGAGGCCGTCATGCGGTTCCAGCCAGGCACCATCCTCGAGGAACCTCTCCGCCACACCGGGCCTTCACGCATCATCGTGCTCAGCGGCAGGCTCCGGGACGAGAGCGGCTCCTACGACCCGTTCACCCGGATCCACGCCCCCCGCGGCTGCGTCCACTCCCCGTACAGCGCCATCGGCTGTCTCCTGCACTTCAGGTCGCTGGAGATGGGCGCGGACGAGGACGCGACGACGAGCCTTTCCGGCTGGGATGTCGTACGGCCGGAGGATCTGGAGCGGTTCCAGCCGCAAGCTCTCTCCCCTGGAGTCACCGGGTACGTCCTGTCCTGGTCCTCTCCGAGCCCCGGTCCTCCACAACCGGTGGAACTCATCGTGGACTTCGAGGCAGGCGCCCGGTTCGAGCAGCCGCGTCAGCATCGCCACGCTGCCAAGGAGACCCTGGTGCTCGGCGGCAGGCTTCGCGACGAGAACGGCTCCTACGACCCATTCACCCGGATCCACGCGCCCCGCGGCTCCGTTCACACGCCCTACAGCGATATCGGCTGCCGCGTGCATATGACGGTCCGTGCCCGGTGA
- a CDS encoding SAF domain-containing protein, whose protein sequence is MRRRRQLPYLLLGLLLVLGCAAGGVVAGTQLGDREAVLVLAHPVGVGQELSAKDVREVSVSADSGLTPIRADALSSVEGRPFAYSLPAGAVLTREALGKAQVPPDGQAVAAVGLEDGQFPAAVKPGNQVLVVIAPENETGTGADGETSSPSSHSATVTDVRAKDSKQTTVISLQLPADQAQQVAAAPQGQVSVVVVPGGGQ, encoded by the coding sequence ATGCGTCGGCGCCGACAGCTTCCGTACCTGCTGCTGGGGCTGCTTTTGGTGCTGGGCTGCGCGGCCGGAGGGGTGGTGGCGGGCACGCAGCTGGGAGACCGGGAGGCGGTACTCGTGCTGGCGCACCCGGTGGGCGTGGGGCAGGAGCTGTCCGCGAAGGACGTGCGCGAGGTCAGCGTGTCGGCGGACAGCGGCCTCACACCGATTCGGGCGGACGCGCTCTCGAGCGTGGAGGGACGTCCGTTCGCCTACAGCCTCCCCGCAGGTGCGGTTCTGACCCGCGAGGCGCTGGGGAAGGCCCAAGTGCCGCCAGATGGGCAGGCGGTGGCCGCCGTGGGGCTGGAGGACGGGCAGTTCCCCGCCGCGGTGAAGCCGGGGAACCAGGTGCTGGTCGTGATCGCCCCCGAGAACGAGACAGGAACCGGGGCGGACGGCGAGACCTCGTCACCGTCGTCGCACAGCGCGACGGTGACGGACGTACGGGCCAAGGACAGCAAGCAGACGACGGTGATCTCGCTGCAGCTGCCCGCGGACCAAGCGCAGCAGGTGGCCGCAGCGCCGCAGGGGCAGGTCAGTGTGGTCGTGGTCCCTGGGGGTGGGCAGTGA